A window of Thermincola ferriacetica genomic DNA:
CAGCCCCTGCCCAGGCGCTGATAGCCCCGCCGATGGCGGCGCTGATGTGGTCATAACCGGCGGCTATGTCTGTGACCAGGGGGCCGAAAACAAAATATGGGGCGCCTTTGCACAGGCTCTTTTGTAAGGTGACCGTTGCTTTAAGGTGGTTCAGGGGAACGTGGCCGGGACCTTTAACCATGACCTGAACGCCGGCTTCCCTGGCTCGTCTCACAAGTTCCCCCAGCACCACCAACTCCTGAACCTGAGGCCCATCCAGCGAATCAGCCAGGCAGCCGGGCCGCATTCCGTCAGCCAGGCTGATGGTTACATCATATTTACGGGCAATTTCCAGCACTCTATCGTAGTTTTCATACAGGGGATTTTCCTTGTTGTTATACAGCATCCATCCAATAAGATGAGAGCCACCGTAACTGACTAACGGATCAATCCGGCCTTCTTTTTTGGCCCGTTCCACAATGCTCATGGTAGTGCCGCAATGCAGGGCGAGGAAGTCAACTCCATCGGCGGCCTGGCGTTCAATAACTTCAAACAGTTCTTCGACTTCCATCCTGAGGGATGAACCGTGTTTTCTACCGGCTTCGGCCACGGCCTGGTAAAAGGGGAGCGTACCCAATGGGGTTGGAGTGGCGGCAAGAGCCTCCCGCCGCATGGCATCTATGTCCCCGCTTACACTGAGGTCCATGATGGAGTCGGTTCCCGCTTCCACTGCTGTTTTGATTTTGGCCACTTCCGTATCAATAGTGGCATTTTCCCCATATAAACCTACGCTGGCACTGACCTTTGTTTTTAGTCCGGCTCCGATCCCGGCAGGGATAATGTTGCGGCGGTTAATGTTGCGGGGAATTACGATTGTCCCGTTGGCCACCCCCTGCCGTATAAATTCGGGAGTAACACCTTCTCTATCAGCAACCTGTTCCATTTCGGGCGTGACTACCCTGTTTAAAGCTTTTATCAACTGGGTCACAACAAATCTCCTCCTTAAAACATAATTTCTCATTCTTCAAATTGCAGTGGTTTTACAGGTACAGCCGCACTCCTAAATTTTAAGAGTACCCGGTACACCAGCGCGCTGACGACAAGGCTAAGGAAGTAGCTGATATCGGCATGGCCAAGATATTTTTCGGCCAGGGGACCTACATACAGCACAGAACTCATAAAAGGAACGGACACAATCACTCCGATCACAAAGGCAGTAATGCCGGCCCAACCGTTTGTGGTACTGTTCTGCGCCAAACCGCTCCGGTAATAAAAGAAATCGCTGAGGACCACCCCCAGCCACGGGGCAATCCAGTAGGAGAGAAGAAGCAGGAAGTTTTTATATGTATCGGCTAATTGCCCGCCACCGAAGGAAACCAATAAAGCTCCTATACCTCCACACACTATAGCGGATGTCCAGCGTTTCAGAGGAATACCCATGGCCAGAGCTGCCAGGCCGCCACTGTAAATGGCCATGGCATTGACGGGGAATATGCTTAAAATGACGGTAATCAGGGCCGGTATTGTAAACACGCCCATCAATTTGGCAAAGAAATCCATGGGCCCGGCATGCATGCCTAATGTGGCTGTTAAGGCGCCAAGTATTTCCAGCCAAATACAAACTGTTAAAGCTCCCAGGTAAGAGGCCAGCCAAACCTTTTTCCCGGATGTATTTTCGGGAAGATACCGGGAATAATCGGAACCAATGGGGCAGTAACTGATCTGATATGAGAAGGCTATAGCTACGGCAAGTATAAATATACCCAGATTAAATTCACCGTTACTCGCGGCTGATTGACTTAAAAGCGCGGGCAGGTTCTGTACAGATATTACTGTCATAATTATGAAAAGTATACCAATTATAATAGACATCCAGTGGGCAAAGGTATGGATGAAATTATAACCGTAAACGGCAATTAACAGGGTGGCTATAGTGAGAATCAGCAATGCAGAGTGATAACCTAAAGGTAAAATTTTTTGTAGCGCCATGGCAGCTAGCACTAAATTTACAGCCAACCAGCCAATGTTATTGACCAGGTTAAGAAAAGATAATCCAAAAACTCCGATTTTGCCAAAAGCCCTTTTGCTGGCCGGGATAAGAGGTTGGCCTGTTACGGGTCCCACGACCGAGGTCAGGCCAAGAAAGGCGGCTCCCAACAGGTTGCCTATAATAATCGCTAAAATAGCATGCTTAAGTGATAAGCCAAATTCAATCCCCAAAAAGCCGGTGAACCAGGTAACTACGTTTAAGTTGATGGCAAACCAGATGGTAAACATCTGTCTTGCCCGGCCGTGACGCTCTTCTCTGGGAATTGGCTCAATCCCGTAAGGTTCCACCTCCAGTACTTTTTCCTGATAAGCTGCTTCTGACATAAACATCCCCCCATTATAATTTTTCTGAGTTAAATAAAAAATCCACGCCAGAAATCCGGCGTGGATTTACCTTCTCCCCACCTAAGCCAACCCTTACACACGAGGCGGCATAGACCATTCCAGGCAGGTCTCCTGACTCAGGTTCATCGCATTGAATGCCCCTTCCCCCTTGCGGAGTGGTTTGGCATCTGCTCTCCTTCACAGTGGCGGGTCCGTCCGGGATTTGCACCCGGTTCCCTATTCTCCCTTCACGGGCACCTGGAACGTTTGGTAATTATCCAGTTTGTTAGTGTTATTATAGTAAAAGTTTCCCACTGCTGTCAAGGGGTTGGACAAACACGACACAAACATTTTTCATTTACTGGATTGAATTTGGTAAAAATAACATTTGAACAATTGACTAACAGAACGTACTACTGTATATTTATAGTATAGGAGTAAATTTAAAGGGCTTTAGGTAACTTGGGATCTGGGGGGATAATGTGGGGAACGAAAACAAGTACCTGCGTATTGGCCAACTGGCTGAATTAGCCGGGGTTAGCGCAAGGACTATTGATTATTACACCCAACTGGGCCTCATCCATGAAGCGGCCCGTACTCCGGGCAATCACCGTCTGTATGCCGAAGAAACGCTAAAAATAATTAAAATGATAAAAGAAATCCAAAAACAGCATTACTCTTTGGAGGAAATTGCCCATTTGTTAGCCGGCAAAGAGAAAGGTGAAGTTTTTGAAAAGATTGTCAGCATCAGTCAGCATCTGGACGAATTACAAAAGGAAGTGACGGAACTGGTACCCGCTCTTCAGGTTGCCGGCGGAAATCCGCAGATAAGAATGGTATCCCAGGAATTAATTAACAAGGGGTTGTGCGTTATCCAGGCCTTGATGATTTTGCTCGGTGAGCCAATGATTTAAAACAAAAAAGGAGGATTGATTACCATTGAGTGGTTTTGGCAATCAATTAAAGACCGTCGTATTAATGAGTATCCTGACGGTGCTGGTCATACTTGTCGGCAGCGCTTTGGGCGGCCGGCAGGGAATGGTGATAGCTTTTGTATTTGCTTTGTTAATGAACGGCGCCAGTTACTGGTTCAGTGATAAAATTGTTATTAAGATGACCGGGTCCCAGCCTCTTACCAGAAATGACAATCCGGAACTGTACGATATGGTGGAAAGACTGGCCAGCAAGGCCGGACTGCCTATGCCCAAATTGTACCTCACCCCGTCCCCGCAGCCCAATGCCTTTGCCACGGGAAGAAATCCGGCCCATGCGGCGGTAGCTGTTACGGAGGGCATACTCCGCTTATTGAACCGCGAGGAACTGGAGGGCGTAATTGCTCATGAGTTGGCACATATTAAAAACCGGGACATTTTAATCGGCACCCTGGCGGCCGTCATGGCCGGTGTAATTACTACTCTGGCTGACTGGGCGCAGTGGGCGCTGATTTTCGGCGGCGGGAACAGTGACGATGAAGAAGGCTCGGGTCTTGCTGCCCTGCCGATGATCATTCTTGCTCCGCTGGCCGCCATGCTGGTGCAGATGGCTGTTTCCCGTTCCCGGGAGTACTTGGCTGATGCAACGGGAGCGCGCATAGCGGGGAGCAGTAACGGCCTGGCCAATGCCTTGCTGAAACTCGAGCAGGGGGCCCGGATGATACCTATGGAAGTTAACTCCGCTGCCAGCCATATGTTTATTGTCAATCCCTTATCGGCTCAACGCTTACTGCACCTGTTTTCCACCCACCCGCCCATTGCTGACCGGGTCCGCAGGTTGCGGAATATGGGGCTATAATTAATGAGGTTTCCGCTTCCAGCATGACACTGTATTTAAGAAAAAATCCCTTCCCTTGCCGTGGGAGGGGTTTTTTTATGTGTT
This region includes:
- a CDS encoding zinc metalloprotease HtpX, with the translated sequence MSGFGNQLKTVVLMSILTVLVILVGSALGGRQGMVIAFVFALLMNGASYWFSDKIVIKMTGSQPLTRNDNPELYDMVERLASKAGLPMPKLYLTPSPQPNAFATGRNPAHAAVAVTEGILRLLNREELEGVIAHELAHIKNRDILIGTLAAVMAGVITTLADWAQWALIFGGGNSDDEEGSGLAALPMIILAPLAAMLVQMAVSRSREYLADATGARIAGSSNGLANALLKLEQGARMIPMEVNSAASHMFIVNPLSAQRLLHLFSTHPPIADRVRRLRNMGL
- a CDS encoding MerR family transcriptional regulator — encoded protein: MGNENKYLRIGQLAELAGVSARTIDYYTQLGLIHEAARTPGNHRLYAEETLKIIKMIKEIQKQHYSLEEIAHLLAGKEKGEVFEKIVSISQHLDELQKEVTELVPALQVAGGNPQIRMVSQELINKGLCVIQALMILLGEPMI
- the thiC gene encoding phosphomethylpyrimidine synthase ThiC; translated protein: MTQLIKALNRVVTPEMEQVADREGVTPEFIRQGVANGTIVIPRNINRRNIIPAGIGAGLKTKVSASVGLYGENATIDTEVAKIKTAVEAGTDSIMDLSVSGDIDAMRREALAATPTPLGTLPFYQAVAEAGRKHGSSLRMEVEELFEVIERQAADGVDFLALHCGTTMSIVERAKKEGRIDPLVSYGGSHLIGWMLYNNKENPLYENYDRVLEIARKYDVTISLADGMRPGCLADSLDGPQVQELVVLGELVRRAREAGVQVMVKGPGHVPLNHLKATVTLQKSLCKGAPYFVFGPLVTDIAAGYDHISAAIGGAISAWAGAEFICYVTASEHLGLPDIDQVREGVIAARIAAHAADLAKGMPEAVKWDRDLSRARKELDWEKQMALAIDPQRARQIRKERSDDSSSACAMCGKYCAMEVVAEYLGTAKTSC
- a CDS encoding purine-cytosine permease family protein is translated as MSEAAYQEKVLEVEPYGIEPIPREERHGRARQMFTIWFAINLNVVTWFTGFLGIEFGLSLKHAILAIIIGNLLGAAFLGLTSVVGPVTGQPLIPASKRAFGKIGVFGLSFLNLVNNIGWLAVNLVLAAMALQKILPLGYHSALLILTIATLLIAVYGYNFIHTFAHWMSIIIGILFIIMTVISVQNLPALLSQSAASNGEFNLGIFILAVAIAFSYQISYCPIGSDYSRYLPENTSGKKVWLASYLGALTVCIWLEILGALTATLGMHAGPMDFFAKLMGVFTIPALITVILSIFPVNAMAIYSGGLAALAMGIPLKRWTSAIVCGGIGALLVSFGGGQLADTYKNFLLLLSYWIAPWLGVVLSDFFYYRSGLAQNSTTNGWAGITAFVIGVIVSVPFMSSVLYVGPLAEKYLGHADISYFLSLVVSALVYRVLLKFRSAAVPVKPLQFEE